In the genome of Arvicola amphibius chromosome 2, mArvAmp1.2, whole genome shotgun sequence, the window TTGCAAAGAGGCCAACTCTACTATACTGTAGAAATGTCTCAATTCAGCCCAATCTGAGCCCTCTACTccatctgctttctgcttttactAATGAAGATAGTCTGCAAGAGGCAGGATTAGTATGTGGGTGGACTAGGGAAGTTGCTCAGTCTGCCTACCAAGATTCCTATCGTGTGAAGGGGATCAGGGCTCATGTTAGTGACGTGAATACCCAGAAGCCCTGCTGTCCCTAGGTCCCttggacagggaaatgaatggcaCAGGAACATAATAAAAAGGAGTGTAAAAAGGCCCTGTTCCAACTTCTGGTGTCCTCAGGCTCAGCTGGAAGCTGGGAATTAGCCACTCATTCACAGAACACAGGCTTGTTCTTAGATATGGAAGAGCCCTGTGAACTGAGGGCTTGAGGCCAGGATGGTGGTGTGGAGGCCAGGTGATCAGGGACTCTGCTCAGTGTGAGGGAGACTCCAGCAGTCTGCCGCAAGCATTCTGCCTGCAGTTGTCACTAGCATCACCCAAAAGCCAGCCTCGCAGTGCCCTCAGGTTTATTGTCAGCTAAGAGGCCAGCTGGTGTTCTCTGCATAAtttgtgcgtgtgagtgtgtgtgtgtgttcaaatgtgttggatatgtgtgagcacatgtatatttgtgtgttgcATACCTACATGTGTGTGAGGCATGTCTATGGATATGTGCATAGACGTTATATGCTTTCCCTATGTGGAGGCGACACATTTTAATTCATCACTCAAGTCCCAGACCTTCTTCATCTTAGACTTCCCATTCTTCACCAGGCAATCTCACCACTTCCTTGCCATGTGCCAATGACAGGCAAAAGACAAAGCTGAATGATGCCATAGTAGACTCCCAGCTGTACCTCTGCCCATTGTCTACATTGGATCACACTTGGCAGAGCTGTGTTAGCAGACAGCTGGGTAACCACAGAGAACTTTGCAGTAACAAAATACTGAAAGACAAGTTTTAGTTGGAAggtgtggaatattcctttacattgtgtgaatatatgtcactgtaattgggttaataaagaagctgactgaccaAGAGCTAGACAGGTAGAGGTGAAGTGGGACTTACGGAcaaaaagagaacacaaagaagaggaggagtctGAGAATCAGAAGGAGActaggagagaaggagatgaacTTGCCCTactgaaaaaaaggtaccaagccaggtAGCAGAATGTagttaagaaatatgggttaatctaatgtgtaagagttagctagtaacaagcctgagttattggtcgagcatttataattaataataagtctcagtgtggttatttgagaGTGACTGTCAGGACACAGAGACACTCTGCCTACAGGAAGACATCTGTAAGTTAAGGAGCAGCAACAGTGCTTAGGCAATCTCTGGCAGCCACACCATAGACATGGCCACACTACCACCAGCTGATATCCACTAGGAATATATTCTAGTTGATTCAGAGTTGTTGACAGGAGCTGTTCCTTCGGTCCTGGCTGTTCAGACtcgaaagaatcacacagaaactatattatttgcaatactgtttggccaatcacttaagcatattaccagctagctcttatatcttaaattaacccatttctattaatctgtgtattgccacatggctgtggcttactgggtaaagttctatcCAGCATCTGTGTCTGacgtctgtctccagtgaggCTAAATGGCTTCTCGCTCACTCAACCTActctctctatcctctctctaCTTGGAACTCCccccttgccctattctgctaagccactggccaaaacagctttattcattagccaataaaagcaacccataAACAGatgacttcccacaccacagaaTCATAAAGAGTCTTTAAGAAGATATgtatttggagctggagagatggctcagcagtcaagagcactggctgcatttTCAGCGGACTCTGTTTATTTTCCAGGACCCATATAGCAGCTCATAATTTTGCCCTCTGTGGgccacacatgtggtacacagacatgcatacatctatacacataaaataaagcaataatatattttttaaaagtctgtattTGACAAATGTGTTTGTCTACATCGTAGATAAGGCCTAGTAATtatttggtaaatgaataaaaatattattatttctattaaattttgattttttgagacaaagcactgtagcccaggctacccagaaacttactgtgtatcccaggctggtttcCAGCTTTCCTCAGCCTTAAATAAACTGAGTCTTGTCCTACACTGGTCTGCAACTGCCCTGGTGAATGCTCTGGCTTTCTCCAATCAGGAGCTTTTGAAGCAGCAGACTCTCCATACTGCACTAAGTGCAGGACAAAGTGAGGCGCATAGAGACATTGTGCCTGAGCCTTTGCTCACAGGACTTCACAGAGGTTGGAAATTGGCCGTATTTTGTATGGGTAGCtatgcttttcattttatataatacattcaAAACTTAATAGGTTTAAAATAACTATTCTTAAAgcagagtattttttaaaaaatgataaaccTAATAGTGATGACAATTTAATATTTCATAATGAAAGAAACAtgcttttttttaacttgagaaGTTGAGTTAGATAAACCCTCCCCCACTCCGTGATCATTAATGCTGACCCACAGTGTGGTTCTTTTCTATTCTCTTCTGTCATTGTCAGTTGAAGATAACTCCAGAGTAAAAAATGTGCCTGAAGTCTGGAGGGGAGGTTCCCCTAAATCACAGGGTTCTCATTTTGCTACTAATTTTCAACTCCTTGAGAATATGTTACTAATCCGTAACCCACATACTCTAATGATAAGGACAGAAAACACTTGCAAAAATAGCCTTTCAAATCAGAATGGCTTGTTTCCATCATTCAGATGGTAAGAAATGGTTTTCTCGAAAGCAAGGATCCTGTAGCAGTTGCTCACAGGCCCACCTGTCCAGTCAGGAAGTTTGAGGACTCTTGAAGCACCAGTGCTGAGAAATGTGTGATGCTCCAGTTACTCTTCAAATTTAGGCTACCAGAAAAAAAAGCTCTCTTATCAGTTGGGCTTggatgtgacccccccccccaatatatCTACATATAAAACTTCCagttatatatatgtttatataacacacacacatatatacatatatatagctgAAAATCCAtcaacttttattatttctcatcAAACTGAATTCCTTCAGATTTGTAATCATATTGTCTAATGAAACCAAACAGTAGACCAATTTACATATTATATGAAGGAGTGTCATACAACAAACTCATAGCAGTTAATTAACATAAAAGCTAATTATGTGTCTCATCAGCCCACAAGAGTTTCTGAATCCAAGCCTAAGGTGAGCAGCTGTAACTTTTTGCATCTAAATATTGACTTTAAGCTAATACCACTGGTGGTTCCATTCTTTACGGATGAAAAGTTAGCAGTTAAACTGGATCCAATGTTTGctacaaagcccttataattgcTACATTAACCAACCCTGGAGAAAGGAAAACCTTTGCAACAATAAGAAATGATCAGCCACTAAGCAGGTTAAGTGCCAGCTTCACATCTGAAGGAAAACTACAAAAACAGTCATGAAGATGAATGAAGTTTATTGGCGACTGTCAGGCTGTGAAGGCAGAGAGGGGACGCATCGCTACTAGCGGATCCACGTCCATTGTGCTGTGACATAATTGTATTCCTGCCTGGTTGTGAtagctatcaagcaagaaattTGCTACAAGATTAACAGAGACACAGTAATGAAAAAACATGGAGCATGCTGTAATTGGCCGTTATTAAAGTGTAGTCATAGAAGTCTGTAAGGAACTCCCTCGCTGCAGACTCCTGGAGAAACCCAAGCCAGAACTTTGCTTCCGTTTCAAAGTTGTGGTCTGGCACCTCCTATGCCCCTTCTTCCCCTGCTCGCTTCACAGGCCCGTGGTTAGGAGAAGCCTAAGGTGGTGGGGTGGTGTCTGGGCAGTGCATATGCCACACGGGACTTAGAGGTGAAACTGGGAGGTGTCGGATTTACTTTCAGGTTCCCCAGGATAGTGAGGACACGATATTGGATCACGTTTACATTTCTAACATTCTATGGGAGTCGCCATAAATCAGCAAGAAAACTGTTCGAGAAGCCTGAGCCTGAGCGGGTTCTCTACTGACACAGGGGTGGTGACAGCGGCCCTTTCCATTCATATTTTAATGAGGCTAGTATCTCTGAGACAGTCCGTGCTTGGCGGAGGCGAGGTTCCTGGAAGATCACAAAGGGAGTCGCTTTATTGACAAGTTCCATTCAAAACCTTCACTGTGTACAAAGAAAGACTTGGTTCTTATTCCACTTGTCTCAGTACTAATGCATTCTTACAATTGGAACAAATTTTTTGGGGGGTCGATTATTCTATGAACAGTCTTTAAATTTACTAAAGGTAGTGGTTCATTTGAGTGGAATCATATTATTGTAGGTTTTAATGCATGTATAAAGAACTGTGATgagaaacatcttttaaaaatattcttccaaTGTCCGGTGCTCAgggattttaagataaaaatttgaAGACTCTTCCGTAAAATAACCTCAGCACCCTCATTTTGGGAAGGCTCCCTTCCATTTTCCAGAGGAGCTTATAGTGTCCTGTAAGACTTCAGCCAGCAACTGCGCCTGGTTTTAAAGACTCCTGCAAAGGACTAGCTAGCTAAGGCTATTCAAAACCTGTCAATcttcagcctttaaaaaaaaatctgtagaaatgcacgcacgcacacacacacacacacacacacacacacacacaccccaacctaTTCGTGTTAAAGCAGGGCATCCAAAGATTTAAGGTTGTGCTTTAAAAACAACTCACAGTTTTGCACACTGTGGAAGACTTTTTACAAAAAATGCAACCTAGGAAAATTTTGTCAAAGTTCTCAAAAGTAACGTGTAGGAGGCTTCCATGACTTTGCCCGAGACTTACAAGGCTCAGCAATCTTCTGCACAAGCTCAGAGTATTAGGTCaatttgaaatgggaagaaaaacaaaacagtttctaGGGAAGCGACTAGAAACGTTAGTGTGTGAGGACCGTCTTGGCCTGGTAACAGGACTGGGTTTCCCAGGGTCCTCTTCCCCATCCTGGGCCCTCCTCCAaagccctgccccacccccatgcatagagtcctgtttcttttctgaagggGTAGGGAAGGAGGTGAATTTCCCGATTGCtattaggatttttgttttgttttgtatttataaacGATCCCACCCTTCGCTGTGACTTAAAAATCCTTCTTTGTGGACAACTAGAAACTGCCATCTATCTGTGTCAGTTAAGGAAAGACGCTCAGCACACTGGCACCACTGAAAACGCCGGCCAGACTTTGTGTTAAAGGCCCGCCTTGAGTCATTAACGTAAGAATTCCATTTTGCAGATCTCTTGCCTTTCCCTGTGCCCCACTCCCACGCCAAGTTTACCGAAGTGTCCATGAGCTACTCGATTTTCAGTTGAGTCAGTAAACCTGTGAATTTCTCTTTTGTAGCTGACAAAGTttgaaaaacttaaataaaatgcCAGTTGTGATTGAAAGTGCCCTTGTAGAATTTTCGTTTTCtcaatatatttgtatatattttggtGAATTTGAAGAATTTGACACCTGCTGCGGAGTGTTCTCATTTTAGTTCGCAGACGTATTCAATTAATTGCTTTTGCAAAGTCAGGGCCTTAAGAGTTCCTGACCGCCTGAGGTTCACCTGGGCCGCAGCAGGTGCGGGGCGGTGACCGGGCGCGGTCCTGGAGCTGTTCCTGCGCTCTGCGTAAGCGCACTCCCAGGGTCGGTTTCTGGTGGACACTGAGGGTAGCGGCGACCTGGGGGTGTTCCTCACGGGCCACGCCGCCCGCGCTTTCATGTTAATTGCGGATCGGCTTTGCGGCCAGATGGCGGGGAAGCACCGGGACCCTTTGTGCGCCCTGAGCGCGCCTGTGAATGTCGCGCAGTCGTTGGCACCGGAAGGGTTCACACTGCGTGTGAAAAGGGACAAAGGGGGCTGGATATATCAACACTGCAGAAATCGAGTTCATTTGTCATGCAGCCCCTTTCAGCGCGGTTGTCATGCAAACTTCCTTCTTTGATCAgcagaggatggagagggagaaagcGCGCAAAGCCGCGGGCCCGGCCGGGCGCCCTTGGCGGCTCCACGCCCCTTCCGGAAGGAGCCGCGGGGACCAGGCCTCCTGCACCTTGACCCGTCTAGACGCCGCACGAGGTTTTGTCTCGGTTTCCAAGGGCGCGGGGTGCTCTTTGACCCGCGCCcggggtggaggtggtggcacgGAGCCCGGCGCGCCCCGGCAGGTCCGGGAGGGAGAGGGGCGCCCGGGACGTGCGCCAGCTGTTCCCAGAGCAAGCCCGGGCCTATGAGAGGCGCCCCGGGTCCCGCTACCTACGATCGCCTCGGCGTAGACCCGGCACAGCGGGCACAGCAGCCGCAAGATTCCCGGAAGGCGATGGGGGCAGCGCGACGTGGGATGGGCAGAAGTGTGGCTTCCCCACAGAACTGATGCGCTATCGACgcccccatctcctcccattttctgtgCTTCAGCCTCTactcaactttttaaaatgacatctaTACGTACAGTTTCTAGATTGTTCAGTTTCTTACTGTCCACTGACAAGCATATTATTTTTCTCGCTAGAATTTAAGCTCTCTTTAAGCTACATAAAGAACGGTGCAGCTGCTTTCCTTTGGAAAGCCGACCTTCCACGCATTCACTGGACTCCAGTGTGCGTAGGCAAGTGTACTGGCTGGTTCTGTTCTTCTTGTAGGTTCCCCTGGCCCAGTCCGAGGCGTTCCTCGTGGACCTTTTGGATAAAGTGTGTATGCGAATGAACGATTACCAGCTGGAGGACGACCCAGTGACCAAGCAGAAGTATTTCAGGAGATACGCTCCGAGAAAGGgagacaaaatatacaaagaatataaaaagttCTTCTTTTATTCTGATGCCTTCAAACCTTTGAAATTCGCGGTAAGCACCCTCCTAAGAGTCTGTTGGGGTCTCCTTTTTCTGCCTGTGGCTACTCTTGAGCTGTTGATGAGCAGTGGACATTCAAGTACATTTACATACCCCAGTGTCCTGTGCTGCCCCACTGCTTAAGTCTTGACTAAAAGCTTAGGGATTTGGCTTGGGAGTCATCTCAGGGATCGTGGCAGCCTTCAGTGATCAGTGGGGAGACTGAAAGGGGTTTTATGGACGGTGCCCTGTGTCCCCTGTCTGGTAACATTTGCACATTGTTTATCAGGACATTCTGCTGGTGTGGGGTGACCTCAGCCTGTCTTGTTTTGAAGGGACTGAGTCTCAGACTTTCACCTAAGGAAGGGCAGAGGTTGTGGTTTCTAGGCTGAAATCCGAATGGAGGCCAAGAGTCCTTTTCAAGTATTTATAGCTCCGTGTTGGAGTGGTACCCACAAGATCCTCTCCTCTAACCCCCACAGGCTTCTCAGGAAGAATGTTTTCCTCCAGTTAATTCCAGTTTTGTTGCTCAGGCTAGGCTACATCAAGCCTTAGGGTTAAGAGCACAACCCCACATTTCCTTCAGCATAAAGTTGATTTTACAAAAAAGTTGGCCTCTGGCTTAGTAGGGTGTCCCTGGCAAAATAAGTTACAATGCATTTTCCCTTACTTAATGCTGTTGAATCACACAGTGATGGGCAggactgtttttttgttttttttttttttttaaataaaatgcattaagtTCACACAGTGGCCAAAATGTCAGGCATGCTGCAGCCCCAACATGGGGCTGTAGCTGACATTTGgagatttcattttaattaaaaagtgagGGCAATAATTCAAGGCTAAAAGCCCCATGGAACCCGGATGGTGATGGGAGTGTGTTTGTCTTTCAcaggttttaaataaacacattatagtggaatttaaatatttttgaatgccATTTAAAATTCTTCGCATCTTGCTTAATGAACTCGGAGATGGTTTGCAAGTCTCCAGTGGATGGCCATCAGTAACCCACAGTTCCAAAAAAGGCTGCCTGATAGTTCTTGACGGGAGAGACACACTCCAGGCAGAATTTAACACTTTCAGACCCCACAGCAAATTCGTGCTTCCTCCTGCCTGAAGGgtgaacttcttttatttttattttttatttgctttggaaAGCAAATGCACGACTTGAGCTCCAGTCCTAAAGGTCTGCAGAGAAACTTCTCCAGTGATGGGAGGTGCAGTTGTTATGATGGCTGAGGAGCCTCAGTTATCTCAAATTTTCAAACCACAAAGTGAGTTATTCTGTTAAATTGTAAGAAAACCAATTCATCCATTTCCAGGAGACATGGTCTTTCAAATGTTGAAGGAAATAGGAGAGGAAAACTTTCAGTTCCTTCCTGTCTACTGCTCTCCAGACTTCAGGAATAGAAACAAACATAGCcagccattttctttccttcttccttttttcttctcctcttcctcctcctctgaggTTTTCCAACAGAGTAATCATTTAGTTAAGTCTCAGGAAAATGATACAATTAGCATTCCTAGAGGAAGGTTACTCTTGTGCAATGATGTATCAAACCAAAAGGGCCGAGGAAAATGAACTTTCTTGGTTACATGCTTTCCTGTGTTCCACTACTAAAATGTCGCTAAGTCTGTGCTAATCAGGGGCCCTGCCCATGTGCCCCTGCTCACACGTGTTGCTATTGTGTTTCTGCAGTGCGAAGCCATCATTGAAAAGTATGAGGATGAGATTTTCGCACTTATCGCCCAGGAGGCACACCATCTAGCTGACATGCTGTGCAGTGAAAAATCAGGTACTGTGTCTGATGTAACACGTGCTCCCAGCCTCACTCGCCCGCTCTCACTCCACCTAGCACAGCTCATCTGCAGCCTCGCCAGGCTGCCTCCCTGCCAGCCGGGCTCAGCTCCCACTCAGCTTCTGGGAACAGGACCCCTGTGCCAGAAAGCAGAGCTACTAAAACCCAGGCTGGAGTCTCCTCTGCTgactttccttctctgtttttttttttttttttcagagctgggTGACCCCCAAAGCCCATGGCTTTAATTTTAAAGTCCTAGACgttagatttttctttcctggcCCAGGAAGGGATGTGCTTTTAATAGCTTAAGTATTTGTTCTAACAACAGAAggtgagatttttattttgaaagaaaaagcatgaaaggttttgcttgtttggctTGAGGgttatattgaatttttttttcaggttctttCACCTAAGTATCTAtacctaaaacatttttttcctgtctcgACATGTTTAAATAATACTTGCTTCATATTTTAGACACATGTATGCCTACTTagaagctaagaaaaaaaatgagcagaacaTTATCTACTGTATACCAAGGTGACGCCTGTGATGGCCAGCCTTTCCTCCGTCTGCTCAAACACACCTCAGCCCTCATTCTGACACGTttagacagagatgagaacagagTGAGTCTGTTGAACAGGGCTTCTCAGCTGTCCTAGGCAGAAAAGGAGTGAGTATATATGAAGACAAGGGTTTGACCCAGTATAGTGCCCTGTAAGCCATGCAAAAGCTTGAGGTCGAATTCGGCAGATATTCACAGAGACATATTGCCACTGATATATCAAAGGAATATTACTGTGTGCTTATAGCTATATGTTGATGCCATTAAAGGTTTCTAAATAAGAGGGCCACATACTTTACACTAACGAGactgttttctctctttgagCAGACAATAAGGTTGCTTTCTATCTAAAAGTCCATTTTTGTGGGAGCTTGTAGAAAAATGCAGTAAAATAACATTGAGAGGATTGTTTGATAGCCTGAGATGTTTCATATTGTTATATAATGATGGAATTGTGACATTcacacaagttcaaagccatacTTCCCAAAGAAAGGCTTCCAGTCATTTCGGTTGTGTTAAGTGCATGTTATCTAG includes:
- the Cnpy1 gene encoding protein canopy homolog 1, with the translated sequence MDEVEHDINKARQKKTKVGSYRIRPDGTQERKKVPLAQSEAFLVDLLDKVCMRMNDYQLEDDPVTKQKYFRRYAPRKGDKIYKEYKKFFFYSDAFKPLKFACEAIIEKYEDEIFALIAQEAHHLADMLCSEKSDLCGTPINDPEP